The genomic DNA GATGTGCAATTTTGAAATGTATATTATAAGGTGCTTTAATATTTGAGTTGAACAAATAAATAAATGCATCCCATTAATTTACTGACTTAATAATGTTATCTTTTTCTCCTTGTTTTGGGGGTCATGAAGATTAAAAGAGTGTGGTAAGGGGACTGGGGGTGGTGCGTGATAGGGAATCTATCACGCATGGAAGTCAACAAATGCCCACCACCACCAACATATTCAACGAGTAATGGAAGCTTTGGCGTGATAAAATCAACGAGTGATGGGTTGTGAGTGATAAATGgatgtgagggtttattgttgggtgttgtgagtgatgacgctaaaaaaagttgtgagtgatggaataatggttgataaCATGGCGGAATTTGATTGGATTTTATAAGTGATAGACTTTTTGCAAGTGATAACCACCCCTCCCCTAAGTGGTAACCGAGTCAAACATACAAATCCAGTGGAGAACATGTCAAAAAGTCGGGACTGTTTTCCACGAGATCTTTCAAGTCCATTGCAGCGGCTGAGTGTAACGAGGAGGTCGGCTTCAGGGTTAAGGGCTGCGGATGGGTCCCTTCGAAGTGCAGAATCTTTATGTGGAGGGTTGACTTGGATCGTATCCCTACGAATGCGCAACAATtgcgcaaatgctatatgtaaCCTTTTCGGCCTCGCGCCATTTTTCAATTTCGCCACGCCGGCTACGAGCCATTGGCAAATATGTATGAAGGCCTAAGAGCCAACTTCTGATTTGAATGAAAACATACGACATGTTCTATTACATTgttttttcgttacaaatgcatgttaaacttctgattagcgcgaaaacactccagcatttTGAGATGGTTCAAAACCACCTCCAAGGTCCTACGcaaacaaagcgcgagaccgggtGGCCACCTTATACTTAGATAacgcttccatttattcgagctaatttaacctaaGTTTTTACAGCAATGCAATAATTGCAACAGAAAAAACGAAGGCATTTCATTGTCATTAAAACTGCGCAAAAGCGCATCACTTACAATCAAGTCAGAAACAAAGGCACAAACGCCTATCaacaaactaacaacctactCTATTTGTCTTCTTTCttctcaccatcatcatcttcgttCCCTTCACCATCGTCGCCATCGTCATCACCTCCGCCATCATCACCAGCTGCTTCCTCATCAGATGATTCAACAGTAATCGGTGGATCAAGGATCGCCTTGAGGCGCTGACACCAATCATCCTTTTTTAAGGCACTAACAACCAAGTCCATGATGGGCAAGGAGAGGTTGTCATATGAGTTCTCAGCACCGGCCAGCGCAGCATCAGCTTGTTCCGTCACTGAGCAATGACTTGTATCGAATTCTTGTCCCAGCATTCGCTCAACGTGATCAGCACACTCCAGGTAACCTCCTCGATGACCAACCGCACGCGCCGCATCCGTAAGAGCAGCAACAGCGCGATCTAGCTCGCCGGCGTTCAggatggagttggcaaccttcaTCAAAAGAGGAGCATTAAGAATAGACTCTTCAACATGTTAAAGAAAAAGGTAAGGCAAAAGGGACTTACCAGCACTATTCCCCGAGTGCGCATCCATTCTGCTTCAGAAACAAGCGTGTCCACAATGCCTTGGGCCTCAGAATAATTTGTCTGAGCCACGTTGAGCGCCGCAGTGCTGacagcacgcgcctcctcagcATCGGTGGCCTTGACCTTCTCAGCCTCAAGGTCAATCTCCAAAGACTCGCATCTGTCGATTTGCTCATTCAAGCGACGCTTGAGTTCCGCTATCTCAACGTCCTTGGCATGGAGATCCTTGTCCTTGTTAGACAATTGCACCTTGGCTTCAGTCAGCTCAACCTAAAAATTGACAAACACCTTGAGAATTGACTTAGAGAAACCTCGTAAACAAAAAAGAAGAGCGGGAATCAGTAgaactaacctccatctgctgcttggcagtTTTTTCACCCTGCGCTTCCTCCACCTTTGAGGTCAAGTCCGCAACTGTAGCCTCAAGACCAACGATCTTCTGGCGTAGAGCATAAGTACGCTCGTTGTCTTGAGCGCATATACGCttgaactcggccttctccttggccagttgctctTCCACATTATGAAGTTTCTTTTGCAGGCCCTCGCGACCCCACTCTTCAGCTTTCCTatcagcctcaaacttggcttTCTCCTCATCAAATGTGGCCTTAGCCTTCTCAAATTCACCAACACGTTTTAGCACACGTTCTCGGTAAGCCTCCCAGTCGGCGCGCTCTCTGACCATTGTTCGCCATTCACGAACTATCTGATGGTTAGCAGATCGAGCGTTGGCCTCGGCAAGAATGTAAGTGCGATACAACATTTCATGCGGCTTCGCCTTTTGACGGTTAACTTCGCCAGGAGTGAATTGGTTCAAGTACCAATCGCGAGAAGGACCAAATTCAACAAACGTATCCTTCTGCCTTAAGCTCCAAGGGGCTTGATGAGGAGCATCACCACGTTCCTCTTCAGTATAAGTTTTATAATATATGTCCCCGACGGTATCCTTCGCACCTATCACATTGGGGTTATAGCCCCCAGCTCCTCCAGAGCTTGCACCACTAGACACATAGCGCCCTAACCCCTTAGAGGTAACAATCGGCGCAGCAGGGGGAGGTTTTGGGACACCAGACTGCCCTTGAACAGAAGACTGATCGGCAGCTCTTTCTTTCCTCGCCTCTTCCGCCTTCCTCTGCCTATCCGCCTCCTCCCTCAGCTTTCTCTCCTCTTCCGCTTTCCTCTTCCTCTCCGCCTCCAGCTTTCTCTCCTCCTCCTCCctcctctttttctcttcctcttctttgcGCTTTCGCTCTTCAGCCTTCTTCTGCGCTGCAATCCTACTCTCTTCTTTCCTCCGATCCTCTTCTGCCTTTCGCTGCGCTTCAGCAGTTTTCGCAGCATCAAGCGCAGCAGAATCGGAAGGTTCAGTGGCAACCTTAGGTCTTTTCGTGCTGGGTTCAACAAACTTAACCCCcttttcaggggtcttcttcttgatctctaCAAGAATAAAGCAAACGCACTTGAGCAAAAAgaggttaaattataaagaaggGAGATAAGAGCATACCAGGAGAAAACTGGTATAACGAGCGCAACTTGCTTTTCTTCCcaacaacgggaataacaactGAAACAGGCGCAGAGGCCATACCAGTTGTCGCCTCGCTTCTACCCCTCTTTCTTCCAATCAACGGGGCagtctcttcttcctcttcttcttcatcctcaGGTTGAGATGGAGTTGCATCAGCATCcgggttacgagaacccgcgctcccagagcCCTTTGACCCACCAGCGCCAGTCTTTCCCATAGCTGCATATGATAAACCTTCATAAGAGTCACTGATTATCACGTAATCGTCTAAGTCACGTTGCCGGAGGCGAAGCGTACCTTTGACAGCAGCAGTAGTTGCGCGACTGGCGCCAGGACCCTTGCTGGTCACTTCAACATCcgccttctttttcttcttcgaaggtttcttcttcttctcctctgggTCAACCCCCAgatcgcgcaacacacctgcaaagattttaGGCAACGAACTTAACTCGCCATTCGAAGACCCTactgactcctcgctggaaagatagaaagtctctttcccagcagaagtcacagagcgcaatGGACGAGGTTTAGGATATTGCGCACCTTCAGTTGCATCCGGCGGCGAGGCGAAGGCGTCAGCAGGAGGAAACATGAAGTTCCCCTTTATCTGGTCATACCAGCCTTCCTCATCATCGCGCAGAGGGCGAACGCCCATGGAGCCACCAAAGGCTGGGAAGGCAGCCTGATAGAGTTGCGTCTCTACACAACAAAAACAAAGTATAAGAAACCAGTTAAGTGAATGTACTCGGAAACAAAACAAAAAGGGGGAAAGTATCTAACCTTGATCCCCGATCTTCAAGACCGGGAGTTCCCTGCTACtaggtgaccactggtcactcatcttgGCAGCAACCAGAACATTCTCCCCAAATACCCGGTTAGGGGTTGCGGTAAGCTGCTGATACCACTGAGCAGACTTCGGTATAGGAAGGTCCTCCTTTGGTATAACCTCGGTCCATTCCCTAAACGGCATAGCTATTGGCAAGACTTCCTCCCGGATGAAGAAGAACTTGGGTTTCCAGTCGTGGAAACTCTTGGGAGGATTCAACAAAATCTTCTTAGCCGTACCACGGCTAGcaaaagaaaagaaccccattgTTCTTTGCAGTTGATAAAAGACACGAAACTTATTCACCGTCGGCTCAATGCCGTGAGATTGACACAAGAACTCAAAGTGCCTCACCCTCACCATCCCAGGTGGGCTTAACTGTGAGATATGAAACTTGTAGTAGGACAATATGCTACCAAAGAAGTTAGTCGCCGGCAGCCGGAAGTTTCCTTGAAGGAAGAAGTCTTCGAACAAAGTAATGTAACCGGGTGGGGCATCAGCCGCGGTCTGACCCTGAGCAGGGTAccgggcatcccactccggtggaaaCCTAAAACTTCGAACGATCTGTTCGAATAAACCTAAGTCCCATCTCAGGACTGGGACTGGCCCCTCCTCACTAACAGGAGCTTCTTGATGTTCTTCACTCATATTTCAAGAAAAAGTTGGAAAAAActtgaagaaagtttgaagatttgaagaaagtttgaagaagatgaagaacaaTATGAAGACTCAAAGAGAAAAAGGGAGAAGAAACGAAGAGAAAGTGAATCTCTCACCTttctcttcggatatatatacccatcgcatttaatgcgatgggtaaccgtgccgcaCTCGCCGCAGGGGCAACCAACGAGAGGTTGCCACGTCAAGCGGAAAAGCAGGgacgacggttaccacgcgcgcgtggcatccactctcctgacatgaagtgcaaccgccgcaggcggcatgatgacatccgtgccaggggtcaactcaagCGTCGCTCTCagcgacttatctcaccaacctgtcagagGTTCAAATTTCaaagtttcccgccataaaacGTGCAAGTAACTTCATGCAGAAGTCACAAGAGTCGCGCCAGATATACGTAAACTACTAACACCTCGCGCGATTAAAAGGACAACTTCCCCTTCTCTTATTCTTAtcaagtccagagctccaaccacttgcgttgcgcatggtgcagcactggactggggggacttgaaggggtatggtcccaaaaagtcgcgcaaacctcataacaggttgcacgtgagaccatactccttagcatAACAACTTGATAATAACAGCCTCGCGCAGCTTACGTCACATTATGACTTAGCCCCGCGCGAGGAAGAGCACATAATAAACTCAGATAGCAACACTTAGTATAAAAACAATGGTATAAGTGAGCAcactaaccccgcgcgggttagttgccaccaaacaaaatcctctccataggaagacgcgctgttacctacagaggtacacagggtacaagtggcagtaaaaagggccaatgagcgtccagcaggctctgttcaatcgtgcgccacgatcttctgacgataagtacacaaggacgcctacatggcaccaatcaagagacggggacaactgtcccacgatctccacttgcctgctgatgacagaagggacaacaaggccgacaacaatgacacgtggctccaatcaaggtgcgccagcaccgacgagcatctagaagccactaagcagtcgaggccagcgaggcaaagagcatattcgttgttgtccgtttctggcccaaggcccatcagcccacaacctcttacacctctccggctataaatagagaccttcattcctcaggttattcattctattctcttggctctcactctttactacttaattactctcaaagcaatcgcttattctcacgccggagcccggttaagagggaaacccccacattcccctcttaacgagtaacggtgttctgttttgcaggttgagtaaccagtcggagctcaaatacctaaaagaagattaacctctatgaaaggaacataaacccaCCTAATAAATAccttaattagatcactgtttcttcaacaacctaaaatagctaaaaaaacctaacccccccccccccccaaaaaaaaaaaaaaaacctaaaccccccaagctaatatgctaaaaactaaacccccaaaaaacctaaaaaaatctaaatttttttttaagtattttttatgctcaaatcgctacttttagtggcaaaaaaaaaaaaaaaaaaaaaaatttaaaatttttttttttttggcttcgaaaagtagcgatttttatataaaaaatattaaaaaaaaaaaattttgtgtgatttttagctatttttaggcatttttggtgtgttcacattggttctcgcggttctcgcaataagaggtggttctcgcatgatcttctccctatatatatatatgtatgtatgtatgtatgtatagctGTGTGTGTGTGAGGAGAGAGAAACTGGGCCCGTCGAGCACGTCGATGGGAGGCCGGAGAAGACGCGCCGTTCCTATGGGGGGTGGTGTGGGGGTGCGGCGCCGGGCCACGCCGGGCCTAAGCCGCCCCCCATACCCTCCAGTCTTAGTAGTTCACATTGTATACAGATACATTTCTATCATTTATAAAATTAAATCTGTTTTAAcaattattgtaggaaaattgcCAAAAAAGAACACCACTTATGGAATAAGAGAGATTCTGCGGCAACGGGGCAAAAGGCACTTAATCTTGTTCGAACTGTACGTGCGTAGTTCACTAGAATGTGAGTTTTTTTAGTTGGATAATTTATTTGTAGGTTTTGAAATTCTAACTTACAGGTTTGCGGCTTACCAAATGAGAAAGAAGCTATTTACGGAGCGCTTGATAAATGGACCGCTTGGGAAACCGAATTCCCTGTGATAGCAGTAGCCAAGGCTCTTAATATCCTAAAACAACGGAAACAATGGAAACGAGTTATTCAAGTATGAACATATTTCTTAACCCAATGTTATTGCTATACATAGAGAATAACAAATTTATTAAccgagtaaaatgtcatttttgtccctgaggtttggccagtttcgcgacttttgtccaaaggtttgtttttccgcatctggttcctaaaggtttgaaatcttggcCATTTCATTCGgctcgttaacttcatccatttttctccgttatgtcaagggtattttcgtcttttttatttagtaagggtattttgaatacttgtacataaagtgaaaaagaccgaattgccttttaagttaaaaaagacgaaaatacccctgacttaacagagaaaatggatggagttaacgagccggattaAAATGGCAAggttttaaaccttttggatccagatgtcgaaaaacaaacctttggacgaaagtcgcaaaactggccaaatcccaaggacgaaaatgacattttactctttatcAACCAATAGTATGTTGTATGTGATTGCGATTTCCGTAATACACAGGTGGCGAAATGGATGTTCGGAAAAGGTCAAGGAATGACAATGGGAACATTCGACACCCTCTTATTAGCTTTCGATATGGACCAAAGGGTAGATGAAGCACAATCGTTTTGGAATATGATTTTGCATACGCATGAAAGATCTATCTCGCGAAGGTTGTTTTCAAGGATGATATCCATATATGCTCATCATAACATGCCTCATCACATCATCGAGGTACCTACCTACCTACTTCTGTACTCAGTAGCGAAGCTTGATATTTCCGACCggggggttgaaaacgtatagacccaaaaatttctataaaaccaaggggtcgaaaacgtatatacccaaaaatttctatacgaaaactacatattctccactactgagcgaaaagttcaggggggggggggtcggcCACCCCCCCGCCCCCACTATGCTGCGCCCTTGTATGTACTTACCTTAATAATAACCGATATGATTCGAATGAAGCTAATCTTGTACGTAACCAGGTGTTTGCGGATATGGAGGAACTAGGAGTAAAACCAGATGAGGACACTACGAGAAAAGTTGCACGCGCGTTTAAAAACGTTGGTGAAACGGAGAAACAACAATTAGTTCTTGAC from Helianthus annuus cultivar XRQ/B chromosome 7, HanXRQr2.0-SUNRISE, whole genome shotgun sequence includes the following:
- the LOC110868995 gene encoding myosin-7B, yielding MLYRTYILAEANARSANHQIVREWRTMVRERADWEAYRERVLKRVGEFEKAKATFDEEKAKFEADRKAEEWGREGLQKKLHNVEEQLAKEKAEFKRICAQDNERTYALRQKIVGLEATVADLTSKVEEAQGEKTAKQQMEVELTEAKVQLSNKDKDLHAKDVEIAELKRRLNEQIDRCESLEIDLEAEKVKATDAEEARAVSTAALNVAQTNYSEAQGIVDTLVSEAEWMRTRGIVLVANSILNAGELDRAVAALTDAARAVGHRGGYLECADHVERMLGQEFDTSHCSVTEQADAALAGAENSYDNLSLPIMDLVVSALKKDDWCQRLKAILDPPITVESSDEEAAGDDGGGDDDGDDGEGNEDDDGEKKEDK
- the LOC110869003 gene encoding pentatricopeptide repeat-containing protein At4g18975, chloroplastic isoform X2, whose amino-acid sequence is MLLLFPISSYQIGIKTFFSAQKPISHIVNCRRSRQLIKSNDVDRKIAKKEHHLWNKRDSAATGQKALNLVRTVCGLPNEKEAIYGALDKWTAWETEFPVIAVAKALNILKQRKQWKRVIQVAKWMFGKGQGMTMGTFDTLLLAFDMDQRVDEAQSFWNMILHTHERSISRRLFSRMISIYAHHNMPHHIIEVFADMEELGVKPDEDTTRKVARAFKNVGETEKQQLVLDKYLSEWKYIHFKGERVRVRRKYSWNDD